The sequence below is a genomic window from Candidatus Bathyarchaeota archaeon.
CAGCAACGAGGGAATAAAAGCCACTGAGGAATTTGTAGAATCCTTGAAGTACATGGCAGCGGAAGTTCCATCATGGGACTGGCAAGTAGGATATCAGATGTATTCAAGTGGTCAAGTATATACATCTATAAATTTCCCATCCATGTCAAACATAAACAATGATCCTGAAAGGTCTAAAATAATTGGTAATTGGGCTGCCGATATTGTTCCAGGTCACAAAGTGAAAGGTCCAGACGGTAAAGATATACTACTTAGAAGAAGCGTGCAAGGAGCAGGATGGGGCATACTTGTTAGTAACTATTCAAAAATGAAAGATTTTGCAGCTTTATGGGCCTTATGGTTTACTAGTCCAGAAATATCCTCAATAGCTGTAAGTTTTCCTGGTTCATGGATGGATCCAACAAGATATAATCATGTTGGACCTAATGCTGACGAACGAGTCATGAACGCTAGAGGTCCTATTCTAGAAAAATTTGAGCAGAATGCTAGTATATGTGTTCCGGTAGTCAGTGGAATCAGAGGCTGCTTTGAATATAATACGACATTGAGCAGAAATCTCCATATAACGATGCTAGGTCAAATGGATCCAGCAGAGTGCATGGAAAGAACAACTGAAGAATGGAATGAAATTACTGAGAGAATAGGCAAAGAAAAACAGGTAGAAGCTTGGAAAGATTTCATGAATGCATATCCAACAACTATTTTATAAACCCGGTATTATCAGTAACTTCTTTTTTTCTTTTTTTTATTTTTAAAATTGATTCTTAATTCTTTTTAGTGGTTTAATTCCTAAGAGTTTAATTAAGGAATAAAATTATCTGTCTGCTCAGTTGATACGAATATTGGAATCGGTGGATATTACAAAGATAAACTCGGACTCTGATAATTCTGCAGATCTTAAAAAAATCATTTGTTATCCAGAATTTCAAGATAATATTTTTTATAGTAGGATTGAAGAATTAAGGCATCTAGGTATTAAATCGATAACATTTCAAGGTTATAGGATAATCAAGGGTGTTAGGGTATTAGGAAAAGGGTATGTCAGTATAGTTGTATTAGCCTATACGGATGCAGAACAAGTAGCTTTAAAGATAAGGCGATTGGATGCAGATAGGGATGATATGTCCTTTGAAGGTAAAATGTTAAAGATGGTTAATCGATTAAAAATTGGTCCCAAATTACTCAATTTATCAGATAATTTTATCCTGATGGAAAACATTGAAGGGAATTTATTGCCTTTATGGATTTCAGAAAAAAGCGAAAGAAAAAAATTAAGATCTAGAAAAGTTTTGAACAAGCTTCTATATGATTGCTTCAAACTTGATATTCACAAATTAGATCACGGAGAACTTAGCAACGCTTCAAGGCATATCATTGTTAAAGGAGACGACACTCCAGTGTTATTGGATTTTGAGTCTTCTAGTTGCCATCGAAAACCAAAAAATGTCCAATGCATTTGTCATTATCTTTTTTTGAGAAGCCGCATTTCAAAATCTATAAACGAAATTCTTGAAATTGATGATACGGGTTTGCTAATAGAAACTCTGAGGATATATAAAAAAAATCAAAATAGAAAAAATTTCAAAAAAATTCTTGAAATAGCTAATGTGATCTAAAATTAACCGCTTAGCACAATTCTTTATTAACCCAAATGTCACTATTGACTTAACAAAATTGAATGTAGTAGTGTAGAAAATGTCAACTGAAGATGATTTTACATTTCTTGACAATTACAGTAAACAGCTTAAGGAAATAACTTTTTTAATGAAATCTGATAGAGCAGCCATCATACAAAAGGCATTTGAACTCGGCATGCAAGAGCTCTTCATAAGAGTTTCAATTGAAAAATATAATGAGGGCAATATATCTTTAGGTAGAGCAGCAGAGATGGCAGATCTTAGTTATATAGAGATGTTTCAAGAGATGCATAAAAGAGGGGTAAGCATTCGATATGGAAAAGAAAGATTGACTAAGGAGTTGAATAATATTTGACCTTAGTTATGGATTCGTTTTCATTAATCTTAGTTTCAAAGCTAAATTTATTCAATTTGCTCAAAGAAAAATACTCAGAATCAAGCATTCCTATGTCAGTTTACCATAAGGCCATAATAGAATCAATCGAACAAGTCGACAATCTAGGTTCTAATATGGATGATGCGTTAGCAGAAGGCTGTATTATGTTTGAGGATCCAAATACAGATAGTATTATGAAAGTAGATAGAAAAGAATCCGAAACTGGAATAAAATTATCGATGGATGAAGAAGAAGCTGTGGCTTTAGCTTTACAAATGAATGCCGAAGTATTATTGACAAATGATCAAGAGGTGGCGAAAATGGCTGATCTACTAGGAATTTCTACTATTGGAATTCCAACAATCCTTCTATGGGCTTCTAAAAATAGAAAAGTTACTAAACCGGAAATTTTGGATCTGTGTGAAAAATCATTCAAAGAAAATTTCAAGATGGAATCAAGATCTCTGCCTTCGCTTTATGATGCTATATTAAATTCTAACTCATAGATATCTAGCTTTTAAGATAATTGACCATTTCCTCATCTAATTCTAACCATTTTTCCAAAGAAGAAGCACCATGTGCATTATTTTTCATAATTATTCTAAGGTAAGGTACAAAATCCCTTACACTACTTTTTGATGATAAATGGCATTTATTTCCTATTTTACTCCCTACTCCTCTCATTAACGCTCTCTCTCTCATAGTCCTAGACAAAAGGCTTATTCTCTGAGGAAATTTCATGGGAATCCAGGCTGGTTTCGTTTTTTCTCTCGCCATTGCCACGCCAGCAGTCATCAAATCGATTACATATGACAGAAGACTCCAGGCTTGATGTTTCTTAGTTCTGGCTATAAATAAATCCGCTTTGGATAGTGCTTCCATCGCCTTTACCATATCTGAAGAATCTGATAATTGGCGAGGTACATTTTCATAAATCCATTCAAATAGCATTTCGTAGTCAACTTCTGAAATATCCAATGCTCTCCTTGCAGTGAAACAGTCTTTTGAAGTAAATACTAACTTCAAAGCGTCGAATATCGGTTCTTTCCTATCTCTCCAGGCCAACCAGGTTATATCATCTTTTATTATTCTATTTTTTCCTGCTGCAATCATTTGTAGATCGTTTATCATAGACCGTATGTCTCCCCGATTTCTTTGGATGATTGATTTTAGAGTATCATCATCAACTTCTACACTTTCTTTATCCAGCAATTTTTTTAAAAATGGAAAAGCTTCTCTAGAAGAAACTCGTTTGAATTGAATCAATAGACTCTTTTCTCGTAAACCTCTTACCTTTGGATCCCAGACATCGTTTGCAGTTATTATAATCGGATAATTTGTACTTTCAATTAATTTCAAGATGGATTGTACTGCACCCCTATCCTTTTTTGGACTTATGCTGTCCACCTCATCGATCAATATGATTTTTTTTCTTTGGAAAAGATCTTGTTGTTCTACTGCTGAACCGATCACATTGTCTATTGCCTTTCCCGATCTTAAATCACTGGCATTCATTTCAATAAGATCGAAATTAAGCTCCTTGGCTAAAGTTTCAACTAAAACCGTTTTTCCTATTCCAGGTGGACCATGCAATAGGGCAGTTTTTTTATTAGTCCCATCCCTATTCCACGAGAGTACCCAATTCTTTAGTGATTCAATCGCTTCATTATTACCAACAACTTCACTAGAATTCTTGGGCCGATGTTTAATTGTCCAAGGTAATTGCGGCATCAATGCAGGGTTGTCCTTCTATATTATTTTGTATAGAGAGCTATTTTAGCTAGAAGAGCTCCTAATTGTACTTCTTCATCTGCACCTTGAACTAAACGAAAGTCCACTTCTCCTGCAGCATCGGCAAGCTCTACTTTCTTTTGTTCATCGATATCAAGCTTAAAAATCTCTGAATGAATCTGTTTCAATATATCAGTCCCAGAGAGTCCTGATCTTAATAACATATTTCTAAGGGATTCTCTTGCTTTAGTAAAATCTCCTTCTATAGTCAAATTGAGCATGTTTTTTACATCTTCAGGCTTTGCCATACCAACAACTTGATATATAGATTCTTCGTCAATTTTGCCAGATAAAGAGGCTGCAGATTGCATTATGTTTATCCCTTTTCTCATATCCCCCTCAGCAACATTGATCAATGCATTTGAACCATCATCTGTAACTTCAATTTTTTCATTATTGGCAATAAAACGAAGGTAATCTAACACATCTTCATGTTTCAAGGGTGTAAATCTAAATATTGCACACCGTGATTGTATCGGCTCGATTATTTTTCCAGAATAGTTACAACATAGGATAAACCTACAAGTATTGGTGTATTTCTCCATAGTTCTTCTTAGAGCTTGTTGTGCATCACCTGTCATATTATCCGCTTCATCTAAAACAAGTATTTTGAATGGAGCACCGCTTATTGAGGATATTCGTGCAAAATCTTTGACTGTTGTTCTAATAACATCTATTCCTCTTGTATCGCTTGCATTCAGTTCAAGAAAGAGATCCATGTATCTTTCTCCAAAAAGATCATGTGCTAAACAGAGTGCACCAGTTGTTTTTCCTGTACCAGGAGGTCCGGCGAAGAGACAATGTGGCATGGTTTTTGTCTCAACAAATTTCTTAAGCCTATTTATGATATCGGTTTGATTTCTCATTTCATTTAGGGTCTTAGGTCTATATTTTTCAGCCCATAAAGCAGCTTCCAAGTTATTATCTCCATTAATATAGCTATTGATATTGCTAAATTAAAAGAAGATAGATAATAAATTTTTTACAAAAAAAAAAAATAAAGGTTTAATCGAGCATTTTTTCCAAAACGTCTTGTTCTGAATCTTCAGGCAAAGGTATTCCCGTAACTTTTGATGCCCTTTCAGAAAGGGCCATTAAATCATTTCTATCTAAGAGTTCCAGTTTCCACTTCCTATTGCCAGCCATCAATTGTTGAAGGCCTACCCTTATTCTCTCGTAAATATATCCATAAAGACCTACGGCTTCCCAAGGAATATCGAGGAATTTTTCACCAAATCTAGTTTTCAATTCAGGTACAGCAATGAAGAATTTCTCAGGCATGCCTCCATACTTCTCTGAGAAATTTCTTGGTAGAGCTTTTCTCTCTGCAAGACTTGTAAAGTGAGAAGATTTCATTACAGCAGTCAAGGGAGATCGTCCTAGTAGTACCGCTTTTATGTATGGACTACTTCCAAAATTACTCATTGCAATGGATTTGAATATTTGAGTTTCATCGATAAATCCTCCAGCCATAACCAGATCTGGAACATGTTTTCCTTTATTCTTCAATATTTCAGCACATTTCATCACTTGAGCTTCTAAGTAAACTGTAGGCGTACTCATTTCATCCATCATCGGTACTGGACTCATACCTGTGCCCCCTCCAGCACCATCGAAAGTAACAAAATCTATTTTGGCCTCTGATGCTGCTTTCATTGTAAAAGCTACTTCTGCAGGTCTATAAGCACCTGTCTTTAAAGATACGTATTTAGATCCCTGCTCTCTTAACCAATCTATATCCTCCAAAAAGCCCTCCATTGTAGGAATTCCGACTCTACTATGCCGCTCAAATGAATGAATAACTCCTTGCTTAAAAGCCTCCTTAACTGGTGGGTCTTCTGGATCAGGAATAACAAAGTATCCTCGGTTTTTCAGCATAGTCGCCGTTTCAATATCTTTTATTCGTACTTCTCCACCAATAGCTTTAGCTCCCTGTCCCCATTTCCTTTCAATTATATTAGCCTCAAGCTTAGATAATGCATAAACATCGACTCCCAATCTCTGGTCCTCAACATTTGTTTGAATAGCCACATCACCATATTTATTATCCCATAATTTTCTGAAAGAATCAATTCTTCTCTTAAGCTCGGCAGAGTGCGATACCTTTCCGTCAGTTAGTTTCATTTCAGGGTCCATTCCACAGATATTTTCACCTATCGTGATCAAGATACCTGAAATAGCAGCCCCCATTGCCAGTCCATCCCAATAAATTCTTGCTACTTCTGTTGATCCATATGCACCGATTATGGTAGGCACCGCTAGTTTTATACCGCCTACAGAACTCTCAACATTTGCATTCTGGAAAAATGCAATATCCGGTTCGGCTTCTATTCCCTCAGCTTTCAAAAGACTAGCTTTAATATTGAAATGAGACCAATCCAATCCAAAATCCTTTAGTGCACCGGCTGTACTGTAACCGAAATAGAATGGATCAGGATAAAGAGCTTCTCTCCCCCTAAAAGCACCAAGACTAATCTCACATATTACAGGGCAATCACTTGTACATATAGGGCACATGCCACTAGTGCAACTATTATCTTTTACACGTGTGTTGGTGCCTGTAGTAGACTTTCCGTTTAGATACGCAGTATTTTTTTGAACACTTTCTACCAAAAGATAATCACTTCCCTATTTTATTATGCGTTGTCCATTAAAGGGAGAAAGAATATATAAAATAGGATTATAAAATCTGAAACGATTAATTCACAAATCTGGTAATTAATTTAATAAATAATGCTAGTAATGTATAAATTTACTAAAAATATTGTCCATAATCATAAAGATCATAATATACTGTGAAAATATTTGCTAATTAAT
It includes:
- a CDS encoding serine/threonine protein kinase, which translates into the protein MESVDITKINSDSDNSADLKKIICYPEFQDNIFYSRIEELRHLGIKSITFQGYRIIKGVRVLGKGYVSIVVLAYTDAEQVALKIRRLDADRDDMSFEGKMLKMVNRLKIGPKLLNLSDNFILMENIEGNLLPLWISEKSERKKLRSRKVLNKLLYDCFKLDIHKLDHGELSNASRHIIVKGDDTPVLLDFESSSCHRKPKNVQCICHYLFLRSRISKSINEILEIDDTGLLIETLRIYKKNQNRKNFKKILEIANVI
- a CDS encoding UPF0175 family protein; translation: MSTEDDFTFLDNYSKQLKEITFLMKSDRAAIIQKAFELGMQELFIRVSIEKYNEGNISLGRAAEMADLSYIEMFQEMHKRGVSIRYGKERLTKELNNI
- a CDS encoding replication factor C large subunit, which gives rise to MPQLPWTIKHRPKNSSEVVGNNEAIESLKNWVLSWNRDGTNKKTALLHGPPGIGKTVLVETLAKELNFDLIEMNASDLRSGKAIDNVIGSAVEQQDLFQRKKIILIDEVDSISPKKDRGAVQSILKLIESTNYPIIITANDVWDPKVRGLREKSLLIQFKRVSSREAFPFLKKLLDKESVEVDDDTLKSIIQRNRGDIRSMINDLQMIAAGKNRIIKDDITWLAWRDRKEPIFDALKLVFTSKDCFTARRALDISEVDYEMLFEWIYENVPRQLSDSSDMVKAMEALSKADLFIARTKKHQAWSLLSYVIDLMTAGVAMAREKTKPAWIPMKFPQRISLLSRTMRERALMRGVGSKIGNKCHLSSKSSVRDFVPYLRIIMKNNAHGASSLEKWLELDEEMVNYLKS
- a CDS encoding replication factor C small subunit, with the translated sequence MEAALWAEKYRPKTLNEMRNQTDIINRLKKFVETKTMPHCLFAGPPGTGKTTGALCLAHDLFGERYMDLFLELNASDTRGIDVIRTTVKDFARISSISGAPFKILVLDEADNMTGDAQQALRRTMEKYTNTCRFILCCNYSGKIIEPIQSRCAIFRFTPLKHEDVLDYLRFIANNEKIEVTDDGSNALINVAEGDMRKGINIMQSAASLSGKIDEESIYQVVGMAKPEDVKNMLNLTIEGDFTKARESLRNMLLRSGLSGTDILKQIHSEIFKLDIDEQKKVELADAAGEVDFRLVQGADEEVQLGALLAKIALYTK
- a CDS encoding glutamate synthase-related protein, translating into MVESVQKNTAYLNGKSTTGTNTRVKDNSCTSGMCPICTSDCPVICEISLGAFRGREALYPDPFYFGYSTAGALKDFGLDWSHFNIKASLLKAEGIEAEPDIAFFQNANVESSVGGIKLAVPTIIGAYGSTEVARIYWDGLAMGAAISGILITIGENICGMDPEMKLTDGKVSHSAELKRRIDSFRKLWDNKYGDVAIQTNVEDQRLGVDVYALSKLEANIIERKWGQGAKAIGGEVRIKDIETATMLKNRGYFVIPDPEDPPVKEAFKQGVIHSFERHSRVGIPTMEGFLEDIDWLREQGSKYVSLKTGAYRPAEVAFTMKAASEAKIDFVTFDGAGGGTGMSPVPMMDEMSTPTVYLEAQVMKCAEILKNKGKHVPDLVMAGGFIDETQIFKSIAMSNFGSSPYIKAVLLGRSPLTAVMKSSHFTSLAERKALPRNFSEKYGGMPEKFFIAVPELKTRFGEKFLDIPWEAVGLYGYIYERIRVGLQQLMAGNRKWKLELLDRNDLMALSERASKVTGIPLPEDSEQDVLEKMLD